Proteins encoded by one window of ANME-2 cluster archaeon:
- the ruvB gene encoding Holliday junction branch migration DNA helicase RuvB, producing the protein MEERIISTSELDQEQEDTTIRPTRLDEFIGQNIIRESIKIAIEASKKRGEPLDHILFSGPPGLGKTTLAYIIANEMGVSIKSTSGPILEKPGDLAAILTSLKRGDVLFIDEIHRMNSIIEEVLYPAMEDLEIDVMIGEGASARSIKLNLEHFTLIGATTKIGLLSSPLRDRFGITFRLNHYTIDELAEVVHRSASILHIPITRDGIIEIAKRGRGTPRIVNRLLRRARDFAVVRADGTINKDVADDALTMLGIDKLGLDELDRRILTVIADDFEGGPVGLKTIAISVGEEVRTIEDVYEPYLIQVGFIQRTPQGRKTTQAGKEHLSQ; encoded by the coding sequence ATGGAAGAAAGAATAATCTCTACTTCTGAACTGGATCAGGAACAGGAAGATACTACGATCCGTCCCACAAGACTTGATGAGTTTATAGGGCAAAATATCATCAGGGAATCCATAAAAATAGCTATAGAAGCCTCAAAAAAACGAGGTGAGCCACTCGACCACATTTTATTTTCAGGACCACCAGGCCTTGGAAAAACAACACTGGCATATATTATAGCAAATGAGATGGGAGTTAGTATAAAAAGTACTTCAGGCCCGATCCTGGAAAAGCCCGGAGATCTTGCTGCGATACTTACATCACTAAAACGGGGAGATGTGCTGTTTATTGATGAGATACACCGCATGAATTCAATTATTGAGGAAGTACTGTATCCTGCAATGGAAGATCTGGAAATTGATGTTATGATCGGCGAGGGGGCAAGTGCCAGGTCAATAAAACTCAACCTTGAACATTTTACTCTTATTGGTGCAACTACAAAGATAGGACTTTTGAGTTCACCGCTCAGGGATAGATTTGGAATAACATTCAGGCTTAATCATTACACTATCGATGAACTTGCAGAGGTTGTGCATCGAAGTGCTTCTATCCTGCACATTCCCATAACCCGGGACGGGATTATTGAAATTGCTAAACGCGGCCGTGGAACGCCAAGAATTGTTAACAGGCTGCTGCGGCGTGCAAGGGATTTTGCAGTTGTCAGGGCCGATGGAACGATAAATAAGGATGTTGCTGATGATGCACTGACTATGCTGGGTATAGACAAGCTGGGCCTGGATGAACTTGACAGGCGCATTCTTACTGTAATAGCAGATGATTTCGAGGGTGGTCCTGTGGGTTTGAAGACAATTGCCATTTCAGTTGGGGAAGAGGTCAGGACTATCGAAGATGTTTATGAGCCGTATCTTATCCAGGTCGGATTCATTCAACGTACTCCCCAGGGCAGGAAGACCACACAGGCAGGAAAAGAGCATTTGAGCCAGTAA
- the hdrC gene encoding CoB--CoM heterodisulfide reductase subunit C — protein sequence MSTEPAKLLEEEGFSYLTCIQCGTCTGSCPSGRYTSLNTRRIVLSARRNRDVYHDKDLWMCTTCYQCQERCPRGIRIVDGILTLRAESVHMGLMLPDHRKVAGLMIEKGHAVPINDNGRAKRKELGMDELPETVHKHPQALDQVKKLLEVTGFMQLVTDEGTEATVEG from the coding sequence ATGAGTACAGAACCTGCCAAATTGCTTGAAGAAGAGGGATTTAGTTATTTAACCTGCATACAGTGCGGGACATGTACAGGAAGCTGTCCCTCAGGACGCTATACCAGCCTGAACACCAGGCGGATAGTGCTGTCTGCAAGACGGAACAGGGATGTGTATCATGATAAAGACCTATGGATGTGTACCACCTGTTACCAGTGCCAGGAGCGGTGTCCCAGGGGTATCAGGATAGTGGACGGGATACTTACCCTGAGAGCAGAATCAGTTCACATGGGGCTGATGCTGCCTGATCATCGTAAGGTAGCCGGACTTATGATTGAAAAAGGCCATGCAGTGCCCATTAACGACAATGGTCGAGCGAAACGAAAAGAACTGGGAATGGATGAACTGCCAGAGACAGTTCATAAACATCCACAAGCCCTTGACCAGGTGAAAAAATTGCTTGAGGTTACAGGTTTTATGCAATTGGTCACGGATGAGGGTACTGAAGCTACAGTTGAAGGATAG
- a CDS encoding radical SAM protein: MNEEKINILTMPGLSVDMETVGGMRLTASGALGAACGPALKRINERLRDEKPVLVDGDMVIASTWLPPIPGKVFNRLIRAEVSCAMGKYVPETVSIEITRECKCNCEHCTVSEGEGEMTTGQIKAMIDQALDMGAFIITFTEGDPLLRDDIFELVEYVDKDKAIVNIFTPGTEMKTETAARLKDAGLHNLLISIYSTDPAKHDQTRRLEGAYNWAVNAIRMGLDAGLLVTMNTHASPARMHELPGLYELAGELGVHEFSIWESVAKRLGDPVISEENRKVLLDMHNTLNQPGPGPRVFTSSFFEGEMLGCMAGRRWAHVCVDGGVKACPYMPFEFGNALEENGLRAAWKVIRSLEDFKERRNLCMMQDPKFLINLGAIPEDSKSKYSYRGILK, translated from the coding sequence ATGAATGAAGAGAAGATCAATATACTCACAATGCCGGGCCTGAGCGTGGACATGGAAACTGTCGGTGGTATGCGGCTTACGGCATCCGGGGCATTGGGTGCCGCCTGCGGGCCAGCCCTGAAACGCATCAATGAGCGGTTGCGGGATGAAAAGCCAGTCCTGGTGGATGGGGATATGGTGATTGCCTCCACATGGCTGCCGCCTATACCGGGTAAGGTGTTTAACAGGCTGATACGGGCAGAGGTGAGCTGTGCCATGGGTAAGTACGTGCCAGAGACAGTGTCTATTGAAATAACCAGGGAGTGCAAATGCAACTGTGAGCACTGCACGGTCAGCGAGGGCGAAGGCGAGATGACAACCGGGCAGATCAAGGCAATGATCGACCAGGCCCTGGACATGGGCGCATTCATCATCACATTTACAGAAGGCGACCCACTGCTTCGGGATGATATATTCGAACTGGTGGAATATGTGGACAAGGATAAGGCAATCGTCAACATTTTCACCCCTGGTACAGAGATGAAAACTGAAACAGCCGCCCGTCTTAAAGATGCAGGACTTCATAACCTGCTCATAAGTATTTACAGCACTGACCCTGCCAAACACGACCAGACACGGCGGCTGGAAGGCGCATATAATTGGGCTGTGAATGCCATAAGGATGGGACTGGATGCCGGACTGCTGGTCACTATGAACACCCACGCTTCGCCTGCGCGCATGCATGAACTGCCTGGTCTCTATGAACTGGCAGGTGAACTGGGTGTGCACGAGTTCAGCATCTGGGAGAGCGTGGCGAAACGCCTTGGCGACCCTGTGATCTCAGAAGAGAATAGAAAGGTGTTACTGGATATGCACAACACGCTTAACCAGCCAGGCCCTGGTCCCAGGGTATTCACAAGTTCCTTCTTTGAAGGCGAGATGCTGGGCTGCATGGCTGGAAGGCGCTGGGCTCATGTATGCGTGGACGGAGGAGTAAAGGCATGTCCATATATGCCTTTCGAGTTCGGGAATGCGCTGGAAGAAAACGGACTACGGGCTGCCTGGAAAGTTATCAGGTCACTTGAGGATTTCAAAGAGCGCAGGAACCTGTGCATGATGCAGGACCCAAAATTCCTTATCAACCTGGGTGCTATCCCTGAAGATTCGAAGTCAAAATACAGCTATAGGGGTATATTGAAGTAA
- a CDS encoding branched-chain amino acid aminotransferase has product MSDIKITKSKTSKIDSVDFENLGFGEVFSDHMFSMDYENGEWINQRIEPYGKIEFEPAMCTLHYAQAVFEGLKAFHVKDGSINIFRPEKNLDRMNRSNERMCMPTIDKDMFFDAMNELVKLERDWIPKDTGHSLYIRPFMFGTENFLGVHPSSTYRFMIILSPVGAYYKEGFNPVSLLVPEEYVRAVKGGVGEAKTAGNYAASLLPARIAQEKGFTQVLWLDGEHHKYIDEVGTMNIFFVIDDEVITPPLEGSILPGVTRDTALDLTKSWGMKVSERRISIDELIQSSKEGRLQEVFGTGTAAVISPVDEIQYRDTNININEGQIGPIARRLFDEISGIQYGEISDTHGWIYNIP; this is encoded by the coding sequence ATGTCTGATATTAAAATAACAAAGTCCAAAACCAGTAAGATCGACTCAGTTGATTTTGAAAATCTTGGTTTTGGTGAAGTCTTTTCAGACCATATGTTCAGTATGGATTATGAAAACGGAGAATGGATCAACCAAAGGATCGAACCATATGGCAAGATAGAGTTCGAACCCGCTATGTGCACTCTGCATTACGCCCAGGCTGTATTTGAAGGCCTTAAAGCCTTTCACGTTAAAGATGGTAGCATCAACATCTTCAGGCCTGAAAAGAACCTGGATAGGATGAACAGGTCCAATGAGAGGATGTGCATGCCGACCATCGATAAGGACATGTTCTTCGATGCCATGAACGAACTGGTAAAACTGGAAAGGGACTGGATTCCAAAAGACACAGGACATTCATTATACATACGCCCCTTTATGTTCGGCACAGAAAATTTCCTCGGCGTCCACCCCTCTTCAACATACCGCTTCATGATAATCCTCTCCCCCGTAGGTGCATATTACAAAGAAGGCTTTAATCCGGTCAGCCTGCTTGTGCCTGAGGAATATGTAAGAGCGGTCAAAGGTGGAGTTGGTGAAGCAAAGACCGCAGGTAACTATGCAGCCAGCCTCCTCCCTGCCAGGATCGCACAGGAGAAAGGTTTCACACAGGTCTTGTGGCTCGATGGAGAGCACCATAAATATATCGACGAGGTGGGCACCATGAACATCTTCTTTGTTATAGATGATGAAGTGATAACACCACCACTGGAAGGTTCAATCCTGCCCGGCGTCACCCGGGATACTGCACTGGACCTGACAAAATCGTGGGGTATGAAGGTTAGTGAGCGGCGCATCTCGATCGATGAACTCATCCAGTCCTCAAAAGAGGGACGGTTGCAGGAAGTATTCGGTACCGGTACCGCAGCCGTTATCTCTCCGGTTGATGAAATCCAGTACAGGGATACCAACATCAATATCAATGAAGGCCAGATAGGACCAATAGCAAGGAGACTGTTCGACGAGATCTCCGGCATCCAGTACGGTGAGATTTCTGATACTCACGGCTGGATATACAATATACCCTGA